The Triticum aestivum cultivar Chinese Spring chromosome 6D, IWGSC CS RefSeq v2.1, whole genome shotgun sequence genomic sequence GGGATGGTGAATGGGAGCGAACCGTGCGCCCAGGGGGATTATCACATGCCATCATATTGAGATTAATTCACGATCAAGGTTACACGTATCAGAGTGTTCCCTAAAAAATCGCCAATAGAAATGCCAGCTTCATAATATTTTTGTTAATTAAATACAAAAATTAAACAAATATAGAAAAACTAGACAAGGGTACTCATGGTGTTTCTTTCCTACCATTTTCCCCATTGATTTTGATAATAAACAAGTGCATTTTGTTTGTACAAAATGTCTTCACTTCAAAATTTTCCAAACCACAAGGATTTATTTAGATTGCGGCGTTTCAAAAAGTACCTCATGTGGTCCGCTGGATCAAGATCGAACGGTCCGCACCCTTTCTTCTTgctcctccatcttcttcctccggtACATCCATGATTTGCTCAATATAGCTACACCAGTGCTCGCTATCCCTTCCGCCTTTAGCTCAAATAAAGCATTCGCTCTAAACGCCTTGGATTATAGCGGACGCCCACCGTAACCATCCCCAATCATAACCACTCACTTGCGCGAGCTTTTCATCTCCTCTCTCGCGTTCACCAACGGGCTCTGGAGGTAACCGGTGGTTCTGCCTCGATCCAGACTCGCCTTGATCACCGCAGGCGTCGCTGCCGCGCCAGCGGTGATGCTACCTTTAAATACCCATTATTTTTGGTTATGCAACTTTCTTCGAGGAGTTCTATAATCTGATGTCTGCAACTATGCATACACTTCTAGTGTTAAATTTTGGTCCAGACTAAAAATATTATGCAAATGGGCTGAGTTCGAACCGCACCATTGTCGCCGCTCGCTCACGGTCACATCACAGGCTCACAGCGCAGCACCCCAAGCTCACTACTCCCTTCGACCCGAAGGAAAAAAAAACTCACTCCCCTGCCGACCAAACCCTAACCATCGATCCCCACCCTCTCCACCCTGCCGGCGGCCGAACGGCTGCCCGACATGTCCTCGCCGGCGCCGCCAATTGCCCCGGCCATGGCCTCGCCGACGCCGCCAGTCGCCGAATGTCCGACACAGTCCTCGCTCCTGGCCCTTCCGGATGTGAACCTGGAGGACATATTCCTCCGCCTGCCCACACCGGCGGCGCTCGCTCGCGCCTCCCTCGCCTGCGCCACCTTCCGCCGCATCATCACCGAGCGCTCTTTCCTCCGCCGCTTCCGCAAACTCCACCCGCCTCCCCTCCTCGGCATCATCGACGACGAAGGTGTCTTCGCGCCCACCGAGGCGCCCCACCCTTCCGCCCCGCTCTCCCGTGCCCTTGTCCAAGGGGCTGATTTCACCTACTCCTTCGTCCCAAAGCCACTCGGTAAGAATCACACAATCTGGTCTCCCTGCGACGGCCGCGTCCTCCTCGAGCACCGCCTGTCTGGAGCTCACACTTTCTTCACAGACCTGGCGGTGTGCGACCCCCTGTCGCGGAGGTACCTGCTGCTCCCACCCATTCCTGAGGATATGACCATCGAGCAAGAGCGCCTCTATGAATTGCGGCATTTCCTCATTCCCGTTCGCGAGGATGAAGATGAGACGTCGCTCAAGGTGATCTGTCTGGCATAATACAGAAGCAAGTTGGTCACATTCATCTTCTCTTCTGTCACCGGACAATGGTGTATAGCTGCGTCTACCAGCTGGAGTTCTTTGGGCGTAGTTGACCCCTTCAGGAGATTGTTCTCCTGTTTTAACTACTTTCGCGGCTGCTTCTACTGGTCCTTGGATTGGGAGCACAAGCTGCTTGTGCTGGACACACACAGGATGGAGTTTTCCACTCTCAGTATTCATCATCCTGGCTACCATATGAAGTTTATAGGTCCGCCTGAGCACATCAGATGCATGCCTACTGTTGTCGAGGATAGAAAAGGAGCCCTTGAGGTGTTTAATCTCGTCTGTGATCCTTTTAAATCTCACTCGTTTGATCTCATCGGTGGTCGTTACGATCTTATCCCATTTTACATCTATCATACCTTTCAACAAAAgggagaatcttccagtgaatggcAGCTGTTAAATGTTATGGAGTTGCCTCGCGGATATTGTTACTATACTGTGGGTGCTGCTGAGGGGTTCTTATTCCTTGGAGGGATTGGAAAAACTCAGCCAGAGGGGTTGCCGGATGATTGGAGTGCAGATGTTTTCTCACTGGAGGTCAAGACTTCTCAACTTAAGAAGGTCTGTAGAGCAACAAACGCCACTGTCTTTTGTTTTCAATCGTACTTCGGCTTGCCACCATCATTGTCAACACCGAGTCTATGAACTACAAAGCGGTAAGCCTGCTGTCACACTTTTTATTTTGTTGGAGATTTTCTCATGTGAAATGGGAAGTGATAGGCTTAGTATTTAGTATGAATTATGGTGCTTTGCTGTCCTAACTTGTAATGTAGAAAGTTAATCACTCTATGCTTCTGGAAGTACTTGTCAAACTATGGAAGGTAGTCATGGTTTGTTTCTGTCCTGATCAACATTTCCATGTATCTGTACACGTAAAGAAAATAACTCACGTACTAGGAAAGTCATTTATCCTTGTACTATTCTGGAATATCCCACCATTCTACAAGTTTCAGCTAAAATATTATCTTTGAAAACAAGAATAAAACTGGACATAATCTGGTAAGAGACATGCAACTGTTTAGTCATGTGTGGTGTTTTGGATACTGGGCTCCAGTGAGCCTGGATTTTTTTGAAGGAAATGTCTTTTAAATATTATATGAATACATATACATGTTCTCTATGGATCTGCAAAGTTTTATTAAGTAATACGATAATTTGTAggctacaaaaaaaagacaaactCCGGCCCAAATACAACAAGAAAAAGGCCTATGTTGATCTATGTATTTGTCCTTTTTGTTTAAACCACATATAAAGATATATTTTGACGAAATTTCGTGTGTACACTAcatactacacacacacacacatgtgtgtgtgtgtgtgtacactTTTTGTCAGAATTTTTTGAGGTGCAGAAATAATGTTTTCCATATAAAATTATAAAGGGCACCCACTTTTCGGTGTTTAGTCCCACTTTTATCCGACAATCAGTGCCCATCACCATCAGCTGTGCAAAGCCCACTTAAGTTGATTTAAAACCTGTCTTGCCTGGGTTTTCCCATCCAGATCCCCTGAGGTTAGAGCATCTTTAGCCGTTCGGCCTCTCAGAGGCTTGAAATAGCGCCGCCCTGGGGGCGCGCCGGCTTAAAAATCGGCGTGGGGGCGATTGGGTTCCCAGCCGCTGCCCCCAGGCGCAAATTGGCCCACTTTTCAGCCCATTTTCGGCGCAATTGTCCCACTATCGGCGCAAATTGGCCAATTTCAGCCCGTATTCGGCATGCTTCGGCACAAATTGAACAAAAGctatttttatcacatagttcatcacagaaaatcaatagaaatcaaatagttcaatacaaattatatacttcaacaaatagttcaacaaataaaaactcatatttcatcacacgtcgagctaggcgttgcccttgagcctccataggtgctccaccagatcctgctacagttgttgatgcaccagtgggtctcggatctcctgacgcatattgaggaaggcGGTCTAGGTTGCCGGTaggtggtgatcaacttgggcaaaaggaccctgcctgtaatatggttcagtgtcaaacactggctcttcctgctcgctatcaataatcatgttgtgcaagatgacacaacaagtcatgatctcccacatttgatcttttgaccaggtctgagcggggtaccggacaacaagaaatcgagattggagcacaccaaaaaCCCGCTCGACATCCtgcctgcaagcctcctgaaccttcacgaagtgggagttcttgcctcctggcacaaggtttgagatagtcttcacaaatgtggaccatttcggatagatgccatctgctaggtagtatcccttgttgtagtgccgcccattgacctcgaagttcgctggaggagaatgaccttgaacaagcttggcaaagacaggggagcactgcagtacgttgatgtcattgtgagttcctggcataccaaaggagtgccaaatccagaggtcgtgtgtggccactgcctcgagtaccacactgcaaccgcctttggcgcctttgtacatcccctaccaagcaaatggacagtttttccatttccaatgcatgcagtcgatgcttccaagcatcccaggaaatcctcttgctgcattctgtgctaggatcagaccagtgtcttcagcattgggtgacCGCAAGTATTgcagtccaaacactgccaccactgccctgcagaacttgtagaaacactcaatggtcgtggactcggccatgcgcccatagtcttccagtgaatcaccgggagctccgtatgcaagcatcctcatagctgtcgtgcacttctggagtgAGGTGAATTCAAGTGTACCGGTGCAATCCTTGCACTTGAAGTAGCCGTGAACTCCctgatggaattcacaatcctgaggaagagctttcggctcatccgataacggcgccgaaatactttgtcgccgtgcagtggagcgtcagcgaagtagtcggagtagaggaAGCAATAGCCTTCCAGTCGATGCCTCTGCTTTGCCTTCAGCtggcccggcgccgagccacctcgcggcggctttgcattgcttgCGAGCAGGCTGGCCAGGGCGGCGACGACCATCAGATGCTCTTCGTCCTGGGcgtcggcatcggcttcctcctccagcagcaccgcgagcgcctcctcgtcgttcgagtccatcgccgagcagacaaatcgccgaacacctggcGGGCATGGTAGGCCCGCAGCCGCCGGTATCCCGCCCTGCGCGGCCGGAGCGCCGGAAAGCTCGCCCAGGAACGGGGTTGAGGATGCCGTGGTGGAACCCTCTCACTTTTCCGGCGGGGGATGGCCTATCTAGCGGTGGTGGGGGGTGGTCGGTGCCGGGATCGGCAAGGCGGCGGGagggcgtgcgtgtgtgtgtgtgggggggcgaATCTAGACGTGCAAGATGTGTTTTCGCCTGACAGTGGTGGCCCAGACGCGGGTTTCCCTTCCGTCGGAGCCCCCAAGTGCCCCCCAGTGCACAGTGACAAAGCTTGAAAAATAATTTGATGGGGTCATGTTCATGACAGTGGGGTCATCTTCAATAAATGTGTACTTACTAGTGCTAAGCTAGTGAAGGAATTCCTAATTTCATTGGGGTCAACTGACCCCAATGGCTACACAGCAGCTCCGTCCCTGGTAGTGTGCTGGGTTTGGTCTGGGATTGCCGGGCCCAAAAATGGGCCGAGCCGGTGGATTTCCACatcttgggggcgcgactggggggttttttcggcgccggcgcgaaaaaagtCGCCCtgaggggcctgttgggggcgcggctggagatgctctaagccaaTCCATTCTGGTCCTTCCATTTGAGCTCGTCTGGTCAAGTGCTGGACCAAACTGGGTCTAATAATGCTGATCTTGGTGTCCAATTCAGCCTACTGAAGCTAATCTCATCCTTGATTATAGCCTCTAGTCAATTCGCCTTTCCTATAACATTAAGGTGACAACGGTGGCGGCAGCGGTTGTGCTGCTTGTGCTGGGCACACACATGATGGAGTTTTCTACTCCCATTATTCATCCTGGCTACTAATGTTATAGAAAAGGTGAATTAGACACCCAAGACAACACATTCATGAAGGGGACAATGGCGGCGTCACAGCGTTGCCCCCTTCATGAAGGTGTTGTCTTGGGTGCTCGCGGAAGTCCCCAGTGTTGAATGTGATGTTGGACGTTGTACTTGGGTCTTTGGCTGCTTCCCAGGGTGTGGGCATCCGGACCGCAATGTATGACATCGCCAGCGCTTTCTCCAGGCCTTTCTCCTCCGTCCTCCTGCACGGTCGGGTCCTGCATCCCGCTTGCCATCTCTTAGGCGCGTAAGGTGGGGGAACGTTGATTCGGTCTGTGATGGAGTGGTGGTCGCGCGACGGAAGTTCCTTGTGTTGGTCGTGACACGGTCTGCGTGCCTTGTGTCCCTTCTCTTTGCCTTTCGTTGCTTCAGTTTGGGCTAGGTGATTCTTTAGGactagatgactcgttgcgccaatggcgcacaGGCCGAAAGGGAGCCAAGTATGGTGAGAATATTTAGACACTCAAGTCGAAAACCAAATGTGGCCAACACTCCCGCATCCTCTGCTTGGAAGCCGCCTTTTCTCACCGGATCTAACATAGATACATGATTCTTCAAGAGCAAATTTCAGAGAAAATATAAAGCATGGAAAGCTTTAACATAGATACATGATTCTTCATTGAGACCATACCACCATATCTTCATTTAGTTTCTTTGGAAATCTAAAGGTCTAATAGGATGGTACATGTGAGAAGCTGTGAATCCATAACAAAAAACTAAACTAACTTCCAAACAAACATTTCAAGTTTGGAAGCCACAAAGAAGCAGCCCAGATCTCTCGTTGTAGTGCAGGTACATGTCCTTAATCCTGCATCCACAGCCCATAATTTTTCAACACCTAAATCCACGAAATCCAACCGAAGAAAATCATGGCAGAAACACGCGTCGTGGCTTACGTCTCCGAGAAGGACTTCTTGGCATTCTTGTGCAGGTTGGACACAGCAATCCTCGCTGCGAGCCCATAATTTCAGTCTTCTTTAATCTCTAACTGAACCAAATAACAAAAGCTTAAGCTTAAGCATCCACACAcacagaaaatgcaaaacaaatctCACATAAAACTGTCCCTAGTCAGATACAGGGGAAACCAaggtgagatgatcatgtttcttaTAGGAAACAATAACCATAGGTAAATACATACATTATTGTCCTGTCATAAGGTACTTAGTTGTACTTCAAGTGGTACTGGGACATGAAACTAAGCCATTGAAATTTTTGTAACAGAATAGATGATAACACCAATGTAGGCCATGAACAAAAATACAAAGAAGAACATAATCAAGCATAACCCACCTCGACCGAAGCAACGGTTGATCAACAGCAGGAACCTGAACCTCGTGATGCTAGACCATATATCTATGCTTACCCTTTTTAATTCTCCCGCCTAACCTGAAGTAGTTATCTGGACAAAATAGGGAGGCACACTTCAACAAATCAGTTCTTAGTAATTATAGAATGCCTTGTATTAAACGAAGTAAAATCAAGCATGTATGTGCTCTAACTTTCATAACTGCATGAGTAACGAAATAAAAAACCAGAGAGCTGTGGAAGCACTGACCTCGGGCCGTGCTGCCCTTGCGCTCCTGGCTCCGGTACTGCACGACCACGTACGAGTCTATCTTCCCTGCAAGTACAGGTAAAATCAAATCTATCTCCATCAGCAGACGAACCCAAGCCAAGCCAAGAACAtgcatggtggtggtgatgaattCTCTTCCCCAGATTTAACGGAAGGCGTGGGTGCAGTGGAATACTCACCGAGGAAATCGCTGCCCGAGAGGCCCTTGGCATGGACCTGATGCACCTCCAGAAGACCGTGCCCCATTGTATTCTTCTCACGACACTGCACCTCCCTCTCCACTGACCTCTCTTTgtccctcctctccttccttctctctctctcctcatcttctctctctcctaCACGGACGCCGCCACCTTGGTGACCGTGGGTGGTCCCCCGAAGCCGTGAACGTGGCCTTGACCGCCGATCTCGCAGTGTGCTGCATATATATCCAATTAATTATTCCTTTTAGCATTACTTCATTTTAAACAGGTCTCAATCATGGCTGAAACATTAACTCCTTTTTCTGATGAGAACATGATGCTCCTTTTAGCATTACTTCATTTTTAAACAAGTCTCAATCATGGCTGAAACTTTAACTCCTTTTTCTGATGAGAACATGATGCTATCTTGATGTAGATTAATTCACCATGGCATCTTGTTTAACATACAGTTTTTTCTCTAAACATGGAAATCTATACGTACAGAGATACATAACCCTGAAGTGATGATTAAATCAGACTGAATTTTACTAAGTACCTTTTATATAAATAAATGCAATTTTTCCTCTGAACCAAACATCAAACAACACAATAGCAGCCAACCACAAGTTTCATTCAATCAATAGCCTGTTTATGGTACCCTCAAGCATAAAGGATTTACCTTGACTACCCAAAGATATCTGAATCTGATAGGAGAATGGATTTGCTCACCTAAGCAGTGGCTGGTGATGGCCTTCGGGTTTGGCGTGCTCCCACAGTGACCATGGTGCCCCTCGACGCGCCTGCTGGTGCTCATGACCCTCCACCCCGACCTCGTGCTGACTGCCGCTCGTCGCTGCCGCTGATGGAGGGCCAATGGGCTTGCAATGAAATCCAGTGTGAGACCCCTGACCAAATTAGTGGTCATAATTTGGAATTTTTAGACATAGTGCCACATCACAATATATAAGACGCTCCATGGTCCTTATAATTTTTTCTTGTTTAGCTTCGGTATGCCGCTTTGCTCTGAAGGNNNNNNNNNNNNNNNNNNNNNNNNNNNNNNNNNNNNNNNNNNNNNNNNNNNNNNNNNNNNNNNNNNNNNNNNNNNNNNNNNNNNNNNNNNNNNNNNNNNNNNNNNNNNNNNNNNNNNNNNNNNNNNNNNNNNNNNNNNNNNNNNNNNNNNNNNNNNNNNNNNNNNNNNNNNNNNNNNNNNNNNNNNNNNNNNNNNNNNNNNNNNNNNNNNNNNNNNNNNNNNNNNNNNNNNNNNNNNNNNNNNNNNNNNNNNNNNNNNNNNNNNNNNNNNNNNNNNNNNNNNNNNNNNNNNNNNNNNNNNGTCTGTGGTGGTAAATTGATAGAAAGAGAAGCAAGAAGCCCATGTTCCCCCAGATCGAGTATATCCTGGTCCTGAAAGGTGTATCCAAGCTTCCTCATGTCATGTTTAAGTATGAATCACTTGTTTATTGCGACATGGACCACTGATATCTGAAATATATGAAAAAGAACATCAGGGCCCAAGAAAAAATATGCCCTCGTAAAAGTAAAAGAATGTACCAGTAAAAGAAATGCTCCAGTAGAAGTCCTCTGTTATTTTTAGTGTCAGTACCTCCAACTAACAGAATTACAATAGACGGTAACCCAAAAATATGTCCATCTCCTGAACTTCTTTGTTGAACTGTGGGACTAACACAATGTACACTCTCAAGAAAACGAAAACTTCCCAAACTGAAGAGACCGGACCAAAAAAACCGTAAAGACCGAACGCCCGGGCTTATCCTCACGTTCTATATAGTATTTATGTTTAATAACCAATTCAGCATCATCCAAGTAAATTGCTAGCATCCAGGTAAGAAAGTGCTCTGAAGCAATGAAAAAACTAACCAATTCAGCGTCATCAATGAAAGAATCTTCAGTGTCATACTGATTATCATCAGGCACATCACCCAGATCTTCTTCGTCACTACTATGCCTGCCCTATCAAAGTGCAGTATGAGGACATGGGGCAAAGACGTTATGCACATGGTGTATAATGTTAAAAATGCATCTTGAGATAACAACATGTGCATTACCATGTAAAGGCGCTCGATTATCTCAATAACTACATTGAACCGATTTGACTGTGATGGATCATTTGGGTCACTTTCTGTTGGATGTACCTGACTCCAAAAAGATGAGACAGCATCAATATCAAATATAACAATAATCCAACTGTTCTGCAACAACAAAAAACTAATTAATCTATCTATCACATGTGAAAACAAACACAAGATAGACTGATTAATCCAAAGAACGGGTAAGTGCAGCAGCTGGCAATGTGAACATCAAGGATGATAGATAATACATTAATATTTTCCATATACTGTGAACTACCAACAGGGAATTTTAATTAGAAAACGGCTTGTGTCTTGTATAGTGCAAAGTATGTAATTTCATTTTACAGTAGCCACCTCATCAGTTACCCTGAACAGTTTTCTTGAATTTTCCTCAGGTTTTTGCTGCACTTTTGGTGGAAGCGTGTATATGTTTTGAGGCCCTGGAGAAGAAGCTAAGCAGACATAATCCTATCTCATTGCAAAGGGTTCCACTGTCCATGACAACACCTGATGTATGCCTTATTATCTCTATTTTACATCTCTTAACTTTTGTTGTCTGTACTAAATTTCTCTGTTGCAAACTACTTTTACGCTCGCTCTACATAGACTAACATTACTCCTCACGTGGCTACAACAGGATTGATCAGCCCACAAATGCACTAACAGTTGTATCTAGCTAGTCCCCAACATATTATGCACATAATAGAATCCCAATTTCTCCATCCC encodes the following:
- the LOC123143681 gene encoding uncharacterized protein, whose translation is MSSPAPPIAPAMASPTPPVAECPTQSSLLALPDVNLEDIFLRLPTPAALARASLACATFRRIITERSFLRRFRKLHPPPLLGIIDDEGVFAPTEAPHPSAPLSRALVQGADFTYSFVPKPLGKNHTIWSPCDGRVLLEHRLSGAHTFFTDLAVCDPLSRRYLLLPPIPEDMTIEQERLYELRHFLIPVREDEDETSLKVICLA